A stretch of DNA from Methylobacterium sp. CB376:
CATCACGCTGCCGGTGCAGGTGAACGGCCGGAAGCGCGCCGACGTGACGGTGCCGCGCGAGGCCGACGCCGCCGCGGTCGAGGCCGCCGTGCTCGCCCTGGAGGCGGTGCAGCGCGCCCTCGACGGCAAGGCGCCGCGCAAGGTGATCGTGGTGCCCCAGCGCATCGTCAACGTCGTGGCCTGAGGCGGGGACGATTCGCGGCGGGGATCCGTGAGGAAAGCGGGGACGGCGCGCCCCGCCTCCACGCTCCCGCCGCAGAGCTTTCCTATATCCTGCGGGTCCGGGTCGGTGTCGCGCCGACCCGGCGACCGAATCAGGATCCGCTCGCGGCGGAGGACGGGACCGGCATGGCACGCAGCACGGTAGGCACGGCGCGACGCTTCGCACTCGCCGGGATGGTGATGCTCGGCCTGTCCGGGTGTTTCCGGCCGCTCTACGGCCCGACCGCCTCCGGCGCGCCGCTGAGCGCGGTGCTGGCCTCGATCCAGGTCGACCCGGCGACGACGGCCCAGGGCCAGGAGCGCCTCGGCCACTACCTGCGCAGCGAGCTGGTCTTCGACCTCGACGGGGCCGGCCAGGCGCCGGAGAAGCGCTATCGGCTCACGCTCGCGGTGAGCGAGACGGTGCAGACCCCGATCGTGAGCTCGGTCACGGCCCGGGCCGAGTCCGCCACGCTGTACGGCAGCGCCGCCTAC
This window harbors:
- the lptE gene encoding LPS assembly lipoprotein LptE gives rise to the protein MARSTVGTARRFALAGMVMLGLSGCFRPLYGPTASGAPLSAVLASIQVDPATTAQGQERLGHYLRSELVFDLDGAGQAPEKRYRLTLAVSETVQTPIVSSVTARAESATLYGSAAYKVVSLDGSRTLTEGTATGLASYDRSVQRFASLRAARDAEIRLAKLLADQIKTRVAAILATQP